The Leclercia sp. S52 genome has a segment encoding these proteins:
- the ribE gene encoding 6,7-dimethyl-8-ribityllumazine synthase: MNIIEAAVATPDARVAITIARFNNFINDSLLDGAIDALKRIGQVKDENITVVWVPGAYELPLAAGALAKTGKYDAVIALGTVIRGGTAHFEYVAGGASNGLAHVAQDAEIPVAFGVLTTESIEQAIERAGTKAGNKGAEAALTALEMINVLKAIKA; this comes from the coding sequence ATGAACATTATTGAAGCAGCCGTTGCTACCCCGGACGCTCGCGTCGCCATCACCATTGCGCGTTTCAACAACTTCATCAACGACAGCCTGCTGGATGGTGCGATTGACGCCCTGAAACGTATCGGCCAGGTGAAAGACGAAAACATTACCGTTGTCTGGGTTCCGGGTGCTTACGAACTGCCTCTGGCAGCGGGCGCACTGGCGAAAACCGGCAAGTACGATGCGGTTATTGCGCTGGGTACTGTGATTCGTGGCGGCACCGCGCATTTTGAATATGTTGCGGGTGGCGCAAGCAACGGTCTGGCGCACGTGGCACAGGATGCAGAGATCCCTGTCGCGTTCGGCGTACTCACCACTGAAAGTATTGAACAAGCCATCGAACGTGCTGGCACCAAAGCCGGTAACAAAGGTGCAGAAGCTGCACTGACCGCGCTTGAAATGATCAATGTATTGAAAGCCATCAAGGCCTGA
- the thiL gene encoding thiamine-phosphate kinase, whose amino-acid sequence MACGEFSLIARYFDRVRSSRLDVETGIGDDCALLNIPEKQTLAISTDTLVSRHHFLPDIDPADLAYKALAVNVSDLAAMGADPAWLTLALTLPKVDESWLEAFSDALFEQLNYYDMQLIGGDTTAGPLSMTLAIHGYVPVGRALKRSGAKPGDWIYVTGTPGDSAAGLAILQKHLTVPDADDAAYFLQRHLRPTPRILHGQALRDRASSAIDLSDGLISDLGHILKASGVGARIDLDLFPLSDAMRRHVEPEQALRWALSGGEDYELCFTVPELNRGTLDVALANLGAGFTCIGQIMPESEGMQFVQNGAPVTHDWKGYDHFA is encoded by the coding sequence ATGGCATGTGGCGAATTTTCCCTGATTGCCCGTTATTTTGACCGAGTCAGAAGCTCGCGTCTCGATGTGGAAACCGGCATCGGCGACGACTGTGCACTTCTCAATATCCCCGAAAAACAAACGCTGGCAATCAGCACCGACACCTTAGTGTCCAGGCATCATTTCCTGCCGGATATCGATCCTGCCGACCTGGCGTATAAAGCGCTGGCGGTGAACGTGAGCGATCTGGCAGCGATGGGCGCCGATCCGGCGTGGTTAACGCTGGCCCTGACATTGCCAAAGGTTGATGAAAGCTGGCTTGAGGCCTTTAGCGACGCGCTGTTTGAACAGCTTAACTATTATGATATGCAGCTGATCGGCGGCGATACCACCGCCGGTCCGCTGTCGATGACCCTGGCGATCCACGGCTATGTGCCGGTAGGGCGCGCGCTGAAACGCTCTGGCGCAAAACCGGGCGACTGGATTTACGTCACCGGTACGCCGGGTGACAGCGCAGCTGGGCTGGCTATTTTACAGAAACATTTAACCGTGCCGGATGCGGATGACGCCGCGTACTTTTTACAACGCCATTTGCGCCCGACGCCGCGCATTCTGCACGGCCAGGCACTGCGCGACCGCGCCAGTTCAGCTATCGATCTCTCCGATGGCCTGATCTCCGATCTGGGCCATATCCTGAAAGCCAGCGGCGTGGGTGCGCGGATCGACCTGGATCTCTTCCCGCTCTCTGACGCGATGCGCAGGCACGTGGAGCCAGAGCAGGCGCTGCGCTGGGCGCTCTCCGGCGGTGAAGATTATGAGCTGTGCTTTACCGTTCCCGAGCTGAACCGCGGCACGCTGGATGTAGCGTTAGCCAATCTGGGAGCCGGGTTTACCTGTATCGGCCAGATCATGCCGGAAAGCGAAGGGATGCAGTTTGTGCAGAACGGCGCGCCGGTGACGCACGACTGGAAAGGGTACGATCACTTCGCGTGA
- the nusB gene encoding transcription antitermination factor NusB, producing the protein MKPAARRRARECAVQALYSWQLSQNDIADVEYQFLAEQDVKDVDVVYFRELLSGVATNSAYLDGLMKPYLSRLLEELGQVEKAVLRIALFELSKRDDVPYKVAINEAIELAKTFGAEDSHKFVNGVLDKAAPAIRPRKK; encoded by the coding sequence GTGAAACCTGCTGCTCGTCGCCGCGCCCGTGAATGTGCCGTTCAGGCACTTTACTCCTGGCAGTTGTCCCAGAACGACATCGCTGATGTTGAATACCAGTTCCTGGCGGAACAAGACGTCAAAGACGTTGACGTCGTGTACTTCCGTGAACTGCTGTCGGGAGTGGCGACTAATAGCGCGTATCTCGACGGCCTGATGAAGCCGTACCTGTCCCGCCTGCTCGAAGAGCTGGGCCAGGTTGAAAAAGCGGTGCTGCGTATCGCACTGTTTGAACTGTCTAAACGTGATGATGTGCCTTACAAAGTGGCCATCAACGAAGCGATCGAACTGGCGAAAACCTTCGGTGCTGAAGACAGTCACAAATTTGTGAATGGCGTGCTGGATAAAGCTGCACCTGCGATCCGTCCCCGTAAAAAGTGA
- a CDS encoding VOC family protein, translating to MKSVINWFEIAVADMDRAIKFYEPVMQVALRREKMDCAELAVLPHEDPATGGALAKFDGITPSSQGAIIYLHTDNLAATLDRVASAGGACVFGPLELPHGIGTIALFSDSEGNRVGLHQPA from the coding sequence ATGAAAAGTGTGATTAACTGGTTTGAAATTGCGGTCGCGGATATGGATCGTGCCATCAAATTTTACGAGCCGGTGATGCAGGTGGCGCTGCGACGCGAGAAAATGGACTGCGCTGAGCTGGCCGTTTTACCGCATGAGGATCCGGCCACCGGCGGCGCGCTGGCAAAATTTGACGGCATTACACCCTCGTCGCAGGGCGCTATTATTTACCTGCATACTGACAACCTGGCGGCAACCCTGGATCGCGTGGCGTCAGCCGGCGGCGCGTGCGTTTTTGGCCCGCTGGAGCTGCCGCATGGTATTGGCACTATTGCACTGTTTAGCGACAGCGAAGGCAACCGGGTTGGACTTCATCAACCCGCCTGA
- a CDS encoding aldo/keto reductase, with protein sequence MQYNTLGKTDLKVSRLCLGCMTFGEPDRGKHAWTLPEESSRPIIKHALEGGINFFDTANSYSDGSSEEIVGRALRDFARRDEVVVATKVYHQVGDLAEGLSRAQILRSIDDSLRRLNMDHVDLLQIHRWDYNTPIEETLEALNDVVKAGKARYIGASSMHAAQFAEALALQEQHGWAPFVTMQDHYNLIYREEEREMLPLCYQHGVAVIPWSPLARGRLTRPWGETTARSVSDEFGKTLYEETEANNAQIAERLTRIAEELGATRAQVALAWVLSKRGVAAPIIGTSREEQLDELINAVDITLTPEQIAELETPYKQHPVVGFK encoded by the coding sequence ATGCAATACAATACATTAGGAAAAACGGATCTTAAGGTTTCCCGTCTTTGCCTGGGCTGCATGACCTTTGGCGAGCCGGACCGGGGTAAGCACGCCTGGACGCTGCCGGAAGAGAGCAGCCGTCCGATCATCAAACACGCCCTTGAGGGCGGCATTAACTTCTTTGATACCGCCAATAGCTACTCCGACGGCAGCAGCGAAGAGATCGTCGGCCGGGCGCTGCGCGACTTCGCCCGCCGCGACGAGGTGGTGGTTGCCACCAAGGTTTACCATCAGGTAGGCGATCTGGCGGAAGGGCTCTCCAGAGCCCAGATCCTGCGCTCCATTGACGACAGCCTGCGACGCCTGAATATGGATCACGTCGATCTGCTGCAGATCCACCGCTGGGATTACAACACCCCAATTGAAGAGACGCTGGAAGCGCTGAACGACGTCGTCAAAGCCGGGAAAGCGCGCTACATCGGCGCCTCGTCGATGCATGCCGCCCAGTTTGCCGAGGCTCTGGCGCTGCAGGAACAGCACGGCTGGGCGCCGTTTGTCACCATGCAGGATCACTACAATCTTATTTACCGTGAAGAAGAGCGCGAGATGTTGCCCCTGTGCTATCAGCACGGCGTGGCGGTGATCCCGTGGAGCCCGCTGGCGCGCGGGCGCTTAACCCGTCCGTGGGGAGAGACCACAGCCCGCTCGGTATCGGATGAGTTTGGCAAAACGCTGTATGAAGAAACCGAAGCCAATAATGCGCAGATTGCCGAGCGTTTAACGCGGATTGCCGAGGAGCTTGGCGCGACGCGCGCCCAGGTGGCGCTGGCATGGGTGCTGAGCAAGCGGGGCGTTGCCGCACCGATTATCGGCACCTCGCGCGAAGAGCAGCTCGACGAGCTGATCAATGCCGTGGATATCACCCTGACCCCGGAACAGATTGCCGAGCTGGAAACGCCGTACAAGCAGCATCCGGTGGTGGGGTTCAAATAA
- the ribD gene encoding bifunctional diaminohydroxyphosphoribosylaminopyrimidine deaminase/5-amino-6-(5-phosphoribosylamino)uracil reductase RibD, with amino-acid sequence MQDEIYMARALKLAQRGRFTTHPNPNVGCVIVKDGEIVGEGFHYRAGEPHAEVHALRMAGEKARGATAYVTLEPCSHHGRTPPCCDALIAAGVSRVVAAMQDPNPQVAGRGLYRLQQAGIEVSHGLMMSEAERLNKGFLKRMRTGFPYIQLKLGASLDGRTAMASGESQWITSPQARRDVQRLRAQSHAILTSHATVLADDPALTVRWDELNADTQALYPQENLRQPLRIVVDRQNRVTPEHRIVQQPGETWFARTQEDARNWPEGVRSIMVPEHNGHLDLVVLMMLLGKQQQINSIWVEAGPTLAGALLQAGLVDELIVYLAPKLLGSDARGLCMLPGLEKLADAPAFNFSEIRPVGPDLCLHLTTA; translated from the coding sequence ATGCAGGATGAGATTTACATGGCGCGAGCGCTGAAGCTGGCGCAACGTGGGCGGTTTACCACCCACCCAAACCCGAACGTCGGCTGCGTTATCGTTAAAGATGGCGAGATCGTCGGAGAAGGTTTTCACTACCGTGCCGGTGAGCCGCATGCCGAAGTACATGCCCTGCGCATGGCCGGCGAGAAGGCGCGCGGCGCTACGGCCTACGTCACTCTGGAGCCCTGCAGCCATCATGGCCGCACGCCGCCGTGCTGCGATGCCCTTATCGCGGCCGGTGTCTCTCGTGTCGTCGCAGCCATGCAGGATCCCAACCCGCAGGTGGCCGGTCGCGGTCTCTATCGCCTGCAGCAGGCGGGTATTGAGGTCAGCCACGGCCTGATGATGAGCGAAGCCGAACGCCTGAATAAAGGCTTCCTCAAGCGGATGCGCACCGGTTTTCCCTATATCCAGCTGAAGCTTGGCGCCTCGCTGGATGGCCGCACGGCGATGGCCAGCGGCGAAAGCCAGTGGATCACCTCTCCGCAGGCAAGGCGTGATGTGCAACGTCTGCGGGCGCAAAGCCATGCTATTCTCACCAGCCATGCTACCGTACTGGCCGACGATCCTGCGCTGACCGTGCGCTGGGATGAGCTAAACGCTGATACCCAGGCGCTCTACCCGCAGGAGAATTTACGCCAGCCGCTGCGGATTGTGGTTGATCGGCAGAATCGGGTCACCCCTGAGCACCGCATTGTGCAGCAGCCGGGCGAGACCTGGTTTGCCCGCACGCAGGAAGATGCGCGCAACTGGCCGGAAGGCGTGCGCAGCATTATGGTGCCGGAGCACAACGGGCATCTGGATTTAGTGGTGCTGATGATGCTGCTGGGTAAACAGCAGCAGATCAACAGCATCTGGGTCGAAGCCGGCCCAACCCTGGCCGGGGCACTGTTGCAGGCCGGGCTGGTGGATGAGCTGATTGTCTATCTGGCACCTAAACTGTTAGGCAGCGACGCCCGCGGTCTGTGCATGTTGCCAGGGCTGGAAAAACTGGCGGATGCGCCCGCGTTTAACTTTAGCGAGATACGCCCGGTTGGGCCGGATCTGTGTCTCCACCTGACCACCGCGTAA
- a CDS encoding nucleoside-specific channel-forming protein Tsx — translation MKKTLLAAGAALALSSTFAVQAAENDKPEYVSDWWHQSVNVVGSYHTRFGPQIRNDTYLEYEAFAKKDWFDFYGYMDAPVFFGGNTDAKGIWNHGSPLFMEIEPRFSIDKLTGTSLAFGPFKEWYFANNYIYDMGRNKSGRQSTWYMGLGTDIDTGLPMSLSMNVYAKYQWQNYGAANENEWDGYRFKVKYFVPITQLWGGNLSYIGFTNFDWGSDLGDNDFRDLNGKKARTNDSIASSHILALNYDHWHYSVVARYWHNGGQWNDDASLNFGDGDFSVRSTGWGGYLVVGYNF, via the coding sequence ATGAAAAAAACATTACTGGCAGCCGGTGCAGCGCTGGCACTCTCCTCTACTTTCGCTGTGCAGGCAGCCGAAAACGATAAACCAGAATACGTTTCCGACTGGTGGCACCAGAGCGTCAACGTCGTCGGCAGCTACCACACCCGTTTTGGACCACAGATCCGCAACGATACCTACCTGGAATACGAAGCGTTCGCCAAGAAAGACTGGTTTGATTTCTATGGTTACATGGATGCGCCGGTCTTCTTCGGTGGTAACACTGACGCGAAGGGTATCTGGAACCACGGTTCCCCACTGTTCATGGAGATCGAACCGCGCTTCTCCATCGACAAGCTGACCGGCACCAGCCTGGCGTTTGGTCCGTTCAAAGAGTGGTACTTCGCAAACAACTACATCTACGACATGGGCCGCAATAAGTCCGGTCGCCAGAGCACCTGGTACATGGGTCTGGGTACTGACATCGACACCGGTCTGCCGATGAGCCTGTCCATGAACGTGTATGCGAAATACCAGTGGCAGAACTACGGTGCAGCGAACGAAAACGAGTGGGATGGCTACCGTTTCAAAGTGAAATACTTTGTGCCAATCACTCAGCTGTGGGGCGGCAACCTGAGCTACATCGGCTTCACCAACTTTGACTGGGGTTCAGACCTGGGCGACAACGACTTCCGTGACCTGAACGGTAAGAAAGCGCGTACCAACGACTCTATCGCCTCCAGCCACATCCTGGCGCTGAACTACGATCACTGGCACTACTCTGTTGTGGCCCGTTACTGGCACAACGGTGGTCAGTGGAACGACGACGCCAGCCTGAACTTCGGCGACGGCGACTTCAGCGTCCGTTCTACCGGCTGGGGTGGTTACCTGGTTGTAGGTTATAACTTCTAA
- the nrdR gene encoding transcriptional regulator NrdR, with the protein MHCPFCLAVDTKVIDSRLVGEGSSVRRRRQCLVCNERFTTFEVAELVMPRVVKSNDVREPFNEEKLRSGMLKALEKRPVSADDVEMALNHIKTQLRATGEREVPSKMIGNLVMEQLKKLDKVAYIRFASVYRSFEDIKEFGEEIARLQD; encoded by the coding sequence ATGCATTGCCCATTCTGTCTCGCCGTGGATACCAAAGTAATCGACTCCCGACTCGTGGGAGAGGGCTCATCCGTGCGCCGCCGTCGTCAGTGCCTGGTGTGTAACGAACGCTTCACCACCTTTGAAGTGGCGGAGCTGGTGATGCCCCGCGTCGTGAAAAGCAACGACGTCCGCGAACCCTTTAACGAAGAAAAGCTGCGCAGCGGGATGCTAAAAGCACTGGAAAAACGGCCAGTCAGCGCAGATGACGTCGAAATGGCGCTTAACCACATCAAAACCCAGCTGCGCGCCACCGGCGAGCGCGAGGTGCCGAGCAAAATGATCGGCAACCTGGTGATGGAGCAGCTTAAAAAGCTCGATAAAGTGGCCTATATCCGCTTTGCCTCTGTTTACCGCAGCTTCGAAGACATCAAAGAGTTCGGGGAAGAGATCGCCCGCCTACAGGATTAA
- the secD gene encoding protein translocase subunit SecD: MLNRYPLWKYVMLVVVIVVGLLYALPNLYGEDPAVQITGARGVAASEQTLIQVQKTLQEEKITAKSVALEEGAILARFDSTDTQLRAREALMGVMGDKYVVALNLAPATPRWLASINAEPMKLGLDLRGGVHFLMEVDMETALGKLQEQNIDSLRSDLRDKGIPYTTVRKEENYGMSIAFRDSSARDQAMDYLTQRHRDLVLSSQGSNQLRAVMTDARLKEAREYAVQQNINILRNRVNQLGVAEPLVQRQGADRIVVELPGIQDTARAKEILGATATLEFRLVNTSVDQSAVTSGRVPGDSEVKQTREGQPVVMYKRVILTGDHITDSTSSQDEYNQPQVNISLDSAGGNIMSNFTKDNIGKPMATLFVEYKDSGKKDANGRSILVKEEEVINIANIQSRLGNSFRITGINNPNEARQLSLLLRAGALIAPIQIVEERTIGPTLGMQNITQGLEACLAGLIISIIFMIFFYKKFGLIATSALIANLVLIVGIMSLLPGATLTMPGIAGIVLTLAVAVDANVLINERIKEELSNGRSVQQAIDEGYRGAFSSIFDANVTTLIKVIILYAVGTGAIKGFAITTGIGVATSMFTAIVGTRAIVNLLYGGKRVKKLSI, encoded by the coding sequence GTGTTAAACCGTTATCCTTTGTGGAAGTACGTCATGCTGGTCGTCGTTATTGTCGTCGGCCTGCTGTATGCGCTTCCCAACCTGTATGGTGAGGATCCGGCTGTTCAAATCACTGGCGCGCGCGGCGTCGCCGCCAGTGAGCAAACGCTGATCCAGGTCCAGAAAACTTTACAAGAAGAAAAAATTACCGCTAAGTCTGTGGCACTGGAAGAGGGCGCTATTCTTGCTCGCTTCGACTCCACCGACACGCAGCTCCGCGCTCGTGAAGCGCTGATGGGCGTGATGGGTGATAAATATGTCGTGGCGTTGAACCTTGCTCCTGCAACGCCGCGTTGGTTAGCTTCTATCAACGCGGAGCCGATGAAACTCGGTCTCGACCTGCGTGGCGGCGTGCACTTCCTGATGGAAGTGGATATGGAAACCGCGCTGGGCAAACTCCAGGAACAAAACATCGACAGCCTGCGTAGCGATCTGCGCGACAAAGGCATTCCTTACACCACCGTGCGTAAGGAAGAGAATTACGGGATGAGCATCGCGTTCCGCGACAGCAGCGCCCGCGATCAGGCGATGGATTATCTGACCCAGCGTCACCGTGACCTGGTGCTCTCCTCTCAGGGCAGCAACCAGCTGCGCGCGGTGATGACCGATGCGCGTCTGAAAGAAGCGCGTGAATACGCGGTTCAGCAGAACATCAACATCCTGCGTAACCGTGTAAACCAGCTTGGCGTTGCCGAACCGCTGGTACAGCGTCAGGGTGCTGACCGTATCGTGGTTGAGCTGCCGGGTATCCAGGATACCGCCCGTGCGAAAGAGATTCTGGGCGCGACCGCGACCCTGGAATTCCGTCTGGTAAACACCAGCGTCGATCAGTCCGCCGTCACTTCTGGCCGCGTTCCGGGCGACTCTGAAGTGAAGCAGACCCGTGAAGGCCAGCCGGTTGTCATGTACAAGCGGGTGATCCTGACCGGTGACCACATCACCGACTCGACCTCCAGCCAGGACGAATACAACCAGCCGCAGGTTAACATCTCGCTGGATAGCGCGGGTGGTAACATCATGTCAAACTTCACCAAGGACAACATCGGTAAACCGATGGCGACCCTGTTCGTGGAGTACAAAGACAGCGGTAAAAAAGATGCTAACGGTCGCTCCATCCTGGTGAAAGAGGAAGAGGTGATTAACATCGCCAACATCCAGTCTCGCCTGGGTAACAGTTTCCGTATCACCGGTATCAACAACCCGAACGAAGCACGTCAGCTCTCGCTGCTGCTGCGTGCCGGTGCGCTGATTGCGCCGATTCAGATTGTTGAAGAGCGCACTATCGGTCCAACACTGGGTATGCAGAACATCACTCAGGGTCTGGAAGCCTGCCTGGCAGGTCTGATTATCTCCATCATCTTTATGATCTTCTTCTATAAGAAGTTCGGCCTGATTGCGACCAGTGCGCTGATCGCTAACCTGGTGCTGATTGTGGGCATTATGTCCCTGCTGCCGGGGGCGACGCTCACCATGCCAGGCATTGCGGGTATCGTTCTGACCCTTGCGGTGGCGGTCGACGCCAACGTACTGATCAACGAACGTATCAAAGAAGAACTGAGCAACGGTCGCTCTGTCCAACAGGCGATTGACGAAGGTTACCGTGGTGCTTTCAGCTCCATCTTTGATGCGAACGTAACAACACTGATTAAGGTTATTATCCTGTATGCAGTGGGTACCGGCGCGATCAAGGGCTTTGCTATCACCACCGGTATTGGTGTGGCAACGTCAATGTTTACCGCTATCGTCGGCACCCGTGCCATCGTGAACCTGCTGTACGGCGGCAAGCGCGTTAAAAAGCTGTCTATCTGA
- the secF gene encoding protein translocase subunit SecF, producing MAQEYTVEQLNYGRKVWDFMRWDYWAFGISGFLLILSIAIIGVKGFNWGLDFTGGTVIEITLEKPVDMDQMRQSLEKAGFEEPLLQNFGSSRDIMVRMPPVKDANGSQELGSKVVTVINETTSQNATVKRIEFVGPSVGADLAQTGAMALLVALLCILAYVGFRFEWRLAAGVVIALAHDVVITMGVLSLFHIEIDLTIVASLMSVIGYSLNDSIVVSDRIRENFRKIRRGTPYEIFNVSLTQTLHRTLITSGTTLMVILMLYLFGGPILEGFSLTMLIGVSIGTASSIYVASALALKLGMKREHLLQQKVEKEGADQPSILP from the coding sequence GTGGCACAGGAATATACTGTTGAACAATTGAACTACGGCCGTAAAGTCTGGGACTTTATGCGCTGGGACTACTGGGCCTTTGGCATATCAGGTTTTCTGCTGATCCTGTCCATCGCCATTATCGGCGTGAAGGGCTTTAACTGGGGTCTCGATTTTACCGGTGGTACGGTCATTGAGATCACCCTGGAAAAACCGGTCGATATGGACCAGATGCGTCAGTCGCTTGAGAAGGCGGGCTTTGAAGAGCCGCTGCTGCAGAACTTCGGCAGCAGCCGCGACATCATGGTGCGCATGCCGCCGGTGAAAGATGCCAACGGCAGCCAGGAGCTGGGCAGCAAGGTCGTGACCGTCATTAACGAAACGACCAGCCAGAATGCGACGGTAAAACGTATCGAATTCGTTGGCCCGAGTGTGGGTGCAGATCTGGCCCAGACCGGTGCGATGGCACTGCTGGTGGCGCTGCTCTGTATCCTGGCCTATGTCGGTTTCCGCTTCGAGTGGCGTCTGGCTGCCGGGGTGGTTATCGCCCTGGCGCACGACGTGGTGATCACCATGGGCGTTCTGTCGCTGTTCCATATCGAGATCGACCTGACCATTGTGGCCTCGTTGATGTCGGTTATCGGTTACTCGCTGAACGACAGTATCGTGGTATCGGACCGTATCCGTGAAAACTTCCGTAAGATCCGTCGCGGTACGCCGTACGAGATCTTTAACGTGTCGTTGACCCAGACGCTGCACCGTACCTTGATCACCTCCGGGACCACCCTGATGGTGATCCTGATGCTGTATCTCTTCGGCGGCCCGATTCTGGAAGGCTTCTCGCTGACCATGCTGATCGGTGTTTCCATCGGTACAGCCTCGTCCATCTACGTCGCGTCCGCGCTGGCGTTGAAGCTGGGCATGAAGCGCGAGCACCTGCTCCAGCAGAAAGTAGAAAAAGAAGGGGCGGATCAGCCGTCCATTCTGCCGTAA
- a CDS encoding YafY family protein, with the protein MTRRADRLFQIVQILRGRRLTTAAHLAERLGVSERTVYRDIRDLSLSGVPVEGEAGSGYRLMSGFDLPPLMLTNKESEALMVAIRLLKTWGGESLSRELESAQEKVLAILPEESRRKAEQIRIYAPDIAMQPHSRSGFDVIHQAISAQRVLGLHYRDESGQLSSRDVQPLGLFFWGEHWLLAAWCERRDDYRCFRLDRCLNITLTDRRFSESADRSLADFLRKVKQ; encoded by the coding sequence ATGACCCGACGCGCCGACCGTTTGTTTCAGATTGTGCAGATCCTGCGTGGCAGGCGGCTGACCACCGCTGCGCATCTGGCGGAGAGGCTCGGCGTTTCTGAGCGCACGGTGTATCGCGATATCCGCGATCTGTCCCTGTCTGGCGTGCCGGTGGAAGGGGAGGCAGGAAGTGGCTATCGGCTGATGTCGGGCTTTGACCTGCCGCCGTTGATGCTGACCAATAAGGAATCCGAGGCGCTGATGGTGGCGATCCGCCTGCTCAAAACCTGGGGCGGGGAGTCGCTGTCGCGTGAGCTGGAGTCGGCGCAGGAAAAAGTGCTGGCGATCCTGCCGGAGGAGAGCCGTCGCAAGGCCGAGCAGATCCGGATTTACGCGCCGGATATCGCCATGCAACCCCACTCCCGCAGCGGCTTCGATGTGATCCATCAGGCGATCTCCGCTCAGCGGGTGCTGGGGCTGCACTATCGTGATGAGAGCGGGCAGCTGAGTTCCCGCGACGTGCAGCCGCTGGGGTTGTTCTTCTGGGGCGAGCACTGGCTGCTGGCGGCATGGTGCGAAAGGCGCGATGACTATCGCTGTTTCCGGCTCGACAGGTGTCTGAATATCACCCTGACGGACAGACGCTTTAGCGAAAGCGCGGACAGGTCACTGGCGGATTTTTTGAGGAAGGTGAAGCAATAA